A window of the Citrus sinensis cultivar Valencia sweet orange chromosome 9, DVS_A1.0, whole genome shotgun sequence genome harbors these coding sequences:
- the LOC102611907 gene encoding NAC transcription factor 56 yields the protein MESADSSTGGSPQPNLPPGFRFHPTDEELVVHYLKKKASSAPLPVSIIAEVDLYKFDPWELPAKATFGEQEWYFFSPRDRKYPNGARPNRAATSGYWKATGTDKPVMSSGSNQKVGVKKALVFYGGKPPKGIKTNWIMHEYRLTDNKVSNKPPGCDLGNKKNSLRLDDWVLCRIYKKNNLHRPLMDHDKDDSMDDMLGVHIPPSLMISSQQQNTNLKLHMPTRGANLNSFGALLVNEPNFFEGLTSHDGINNNSSNNNNGSISSHHHHQFAASSSSKLQVQAMDSLKRTLPSSSWTDHEDVPSGGALVNKRFHGENNVNDDQSIEGRTDHHGNGSSSIATLLSQLPQTPPPPSIHQQAILGSLGDGIFRQPYHQLPGMNWYS from the exons ATGGAGAGTGCAGACTCATCGACGGGCGGCTCACCTCAGCCGAACCTGCCCCCGGGGTTCCGGTTCCATCCCACAGATGAAGAGCTGGTGGTTCACTacctcaagaagaaagcaagcTCAGCTCCTCTCCCAGTTTCAATTATTGCGGAAGTTGATTTGTACAAGTTTGATCCATGGGAGCTTCCAG CTAAGGCAACATTTGGAGAGCAAGAATGGTACTTCTTTAGCCCTAGGGACAGGAAGTATCCGAACGGGGCGAGGCCAAACAGAGCAGCAACTTCAGGATATTGGAAGGCTACCGGAACAGATAAGCCAGTGATGAGTTCAGGGAGTAATCAAAAAGTTGGTGTGAAAAAAGCACTTGTATTCTATGGAGGCAAGCCTCCTAAAGGTATCAAGACCAATTGGATCATGCATGAATATCGCCTTACCGATAACAAAGTCAGTAACAAGCCCCCTGGTTGTGATTTGGGCAACAAAAAGAACTCCCTGAGg CTTGATGACTGGGTGCTATGTCGAatatacaaaaaaaacaacttgcaTAGGCCATTAATGGATCATGATAAAGATGATTCGATGGATGATATGCTTGGAGTACACATACCGCCTTCGCTGATGATTAGTAGCCAGCAACAGAATACAAATTTGAAGCTGCATATGCCGACAAGGGGAGcaaatttaaatagttttggAGCTTTGTTAGTTAATGaaccaaatttttttgaagGGTTAACGAGTCATGATGGTATtaacaacaacagcagcaacaacaacaatggaTCCATTtcatctcatcatcatcatcagtttGCTGCCTCAAGCTCATCAAAACTACAGGTTCAAGCAATGGATTCTCTTAAGAGAACACTGCCATCTAGTAGTTGGACTGATCATGAGGATGTGCCAAGTGGCGGCGCATTGGTGAACAAGAGATTTCATGgggaaaataatgttaatgaTGATCAAAGCATCGAGGGGAGAACTGACCATCATGGAAATGGTTCATCATCAATTGCCACTCTGCTTAGCCAGCTTCCACAGACGCCGCCACCTCCTTCAATACACCAACAAGCAATATTGGGGTCTCTTGGAGATGGGATTTTTCGGCAGCCTTATCATCAACTTCCGGGAATGAATTGGTACTCTTAG